Proteins from a genomic interval of Harpia harpyja isolate bHarHar1 chromosome 7, bHarHar1 primary haplotype, whole genome shotgun sequence:
- the ARHGEF10L gene encoding rho guanine nucleotide exchange factor 10-like protein isoform X9, translated as MQKPSGYWKSEANQRANWFLDKTIGIALLGLFYPGESLGEGPRRSIRTPRTMASSELPPHPAVGDHLALETPSPLPHGEEDLGEAFDFDDSEEEEEEEEDSAAEPSGEAVLRAPPRRRRAASSGVDGLVPETQEGLPVGVSNGEAGGDPHFSAQTWKRKSSCQGERFEFPVVEDDVIYDDVPCETLDAEQDGPGTERSLIYEEVHRGEGQRTGEDLGWSSSEFESYSEDSGEETKPEAEPAKQRASFQPKMTQLMKAAKSGTKDGLEKTKIAVMRKVTFLHRKEAPGDSEEEDTGFLEVTVSDMKHPPPELGPMPEGLSPQQVVRRHILGSIVQSERSYVDSLKRILQDYRNPLMEMEPKVLSARKCQVVFFRLKEILQCHSMFQIALASRVAEWDSAEKIGDLFVASFSKSMVLDVYSDYVNNFTTAMSLIKKACLTKPAFLDFLKKRQMASTDRVTLYGLMVKPIQRFPQFILLLQDMLKNTPKGHADRLSLQLALTELETLAEKLNEQKRLADQVAEIQQLSKSISDRSSLNKLLSSGQRQLLLCETLTETVYGDRGQLIKSKERKVFLLNDMLVCANINFKGQLEISSLVPLGPKYVVKWSTALPQVQVVEVGQDSGAYDKDNVVIHNAGAKKHAPAGQASHNKVYLGPPRLFQELQDLQKDLAVVEQITLLISTLHGTYQNLNMTVAQDWCLALQRMMKVKEEEIHSANKCRLRLLLPGKPDKSGRPISVMVVFITPNPLSKISWVNRLHLAKIGLREENQPGWLCPDEDKKSKAPFWCPILSCHMPAFSSKALDLQLGAAVHNPVQSSLLGFSAVSTSLPQGYLWVGGGQEGAGGQVEIFSLNRAVPRTVKSFPVASPVLCMEYIPEAGEGEPVGTQEPRATTEQPPASPHPTVCLGLRDGSIAVYGSVDTGTQCLLTCKSPGMQPVLCLRHSPEYLFAGLQDGTVAAYPRRNGGLWDPTEQPTRLAVGTGPVRALLTLDETLWASCANQVTVLDATGLCAQQTFEAHPDAEASVTHMIKAGSGVWMAFSSGSSIRLFHTETLEHLQEINIATRTTFVLPGQKHVRVTSLLICQGSLWVGTDQGIIVLLPVPRLEGIPKITGKGMVSLNGHGGPVEFLAVALSTLAPDVLKSDQEEDEEGEEEKPPELDGPPPREMRKKGILLQYRLRSTSHLPGQLLSVREAPIGGPPAHTEEDGSIYEMADDPDVWVRSRPCARDTPRKEISSVAIVSGGRGYRNFNAESPRRGSDADSTLLIWQVPLML; from the exons ATGCAGAAGCCATCAGGTTACTGGAAGAGTGAAGCAAACCAGCGAGCAAACTGGTTTCTGGATAAAACCATCGGCATCGCTTTGCTGGGTTTATTTTACCCAGGT GAAAGCCTTGGGGAAGGGCCCAGGCGGAGCATCCGGACCCCCCGCACCATGGCTTCGTCTGAGCTGCCCCCCCACCCTGCAGTAG GTGACCATCTCGCCCTGGAgacccccagccccctgccccacggGGAGGAGGACCTCGGCGAAGCCTTCGACTTTGACGacagcgaggaagaggaggaggaggaagaggactcGGCGGCCGAGCCGAGCGGCGAAGCTGTCCTCCGGGCACCCCCTCGCAGACGGCGTGCTGCCAGCTCTGGCGTCG ACGGGCTGGTGCCGGAGACCCAGGAAGG gctgCCAGTGGGGGTGAGCAATGGGGAGGCTGGTGGAGACCCCCACTTCAGTGCCCAGAcctggaagaggaaaagcagctgcCAAG GTGAGCGTTTTGAGTTCCCGGTGGTGGAGGATGATGTGATCTACGATGATGTCCCCTGTGAAACGCTTGATGCCGAGCAGGACG GCCCGGGGACAGAGCGCAGCTTGATCTACGAGGAGGTGCATCGTGGTGAGGGGCAGCGGACGGGCGAAGATTTGGGCTGGAGCTCCAGCGAGTTTGAGAGCTACAGCGAGGATTCAGGCGAGGAAACGAAGCCAGAGGCCGAGCCAGCCAAGCAGCGGGCATCCTTCCAGCCCAAG ATGACCCAACTGATGAAAGCGGCCAAAAGCGGCACCAAGGACGGTTTGGAGAAGACCAAGATCGCGGTGATGAGGAAGGTGACCTTCCTGCACCGGAAAGAAGCACCAG gagaCTCGGAGGAGGAGGACACGGGTTTCCTGGAGGTCACCGTCTCCGACATGAAGCACCCGCCACCGGAGCTGGGCCCCATGCCCGAGGGGCTGAGCCCGCAGCAG GTGGTACGGCGGCACATCCTGGGCTCCATCGTGCAGAGTGAGCGGAGCTACGTGGACTCCCTGAAACGCATCCTGCAG GATTACAGGAACCCGCTGATGGAGATGGAGCCGAAGGTGCTGAGTGCTAGGAAGTGCCAGGTGGTGTTTTTTCGTCTGAAGGAGATCCTGCAGTGCCATTCCATGTTCCAGATCGCCCTCGCCTCTCGCGTGGCCGAGTGGGACTCGGCGGAGAAGATTGGGGACCTTTTCGTGGCCTCG ttCTCCAAGTCCATGGTACTGGACGTCTACAGCGACTACGTCAACAACTTCACCACTGCCATGTCCCTTATCAAGAAGGCTTGTCTCACCAAACCAGCCTTCCTTGACTTCCTCAAG AAGAGGCAGATGGCCAGCACCGACCGGGTCACGCTCTATGGGCTGATGGTGAAACCCATCCAGAGGTTCCCCCAGTTCATCCTGCTCCTGCAG GACATGCTGAAAAACACCCCAAAGGGCCACGCGGACCGCCTCTCCCTCCAGCTGGCCCTCACCGAGCTGGAGACGTTGGCAGAGAAGCTCAATGAGCAGAAGCGCTTGGCCGACCAAGTCGCCGAAATCCAGCAGCTCAGCAAGAGCATCAGCGACCGCAGCAGCCTCAACAAG CTGCTGAGCTCAGGGCAGCGGCAGCTCCTGCTCTGTGAGACGTTGACGGAGACGGTGTACGGCGACCGGGGGCAGCTCATCAAGTCGAAGGAGCGGAAGGTTTTCCTGCTCAACGACATGCTGGTGTGCGCCAACATCAACTTCAA AGGCCAGCTGGAAATTAGCAGCCTGGTGCCCCTCGGTCCCAAATATGTGGTGAAGTGGAGCACGGCCCTCCCGCAGGTGCAGGTGGTGGAGGTGGGGCAGGATAGTGGTGCCTATGACAAAGACAACGTCGTCATCCACAACGCTGGTGCCAAGAAGCACGCGCCGGCTGGGCAGGCTTCGCACA ATAAAGTCTACCTGGGGCCACCACGGCTCTTCCAGGAGCTGCAGGACCTGCAGAAGGACCTGGCGGTGGTGGAGCAGATCACCCTTCTCATCAGCACGTTGCATGGCACCTACCAG AACCTGAACATGACAGTGGCCCAGGACTGGTGCTTGGCCCTGCAGAGGATGAtgaaggtgaaggaggaggagatcCACTCTGCCAACAAGTGCCGCCTCCGTCTCCTGCTGCCTGGGAAGCCAGACAA GTCCGGCCGTCCCATCAGCGTCATGGTGGTCTTCATCACTCCAAACCCCCTGAGCAAGATCTCCTGGGTGAACCGCCTGCACTTGGCCAAGATAGGACTGC GGGAGGAGAACCAGCCGGGCTGGCTCTGTCCCGACGAAGACAAGAAGAGCAAAGCTCCTTTCTGGTGCCCCATCCTCTCCTGCCACatgcctgccttctcctccaaGGCCCTTGATCTGCAG CTCGGTGCCGCGGTGCACAACCCCGTGCAGTCCTCGCTGCTGGGCTTCTCCGCCGTCAGCACCTCGCTGCCACAGGGCTACCTCTGG GTTGGGGGGGGCCAGGAAGGCGCAGGGGGGCAGGTGGAGATCTTCTCCCTCAACCGCGCCGTGCCGCGGACGGTCAAGTCCTTCCCGGTGGCTTCACCAGTGCTGTGCATGGAGTATATCCCCGAGGCGGGCGAGGGGGAACCGGTGGGCACCCAGGAACCCCGAGCGACCACCGAACAGCCCCCAGCATCCCCGCATCCCACTGTGTGCTTGGGGTTACGGGATGGCAG catcGCAGTCTATGGCAGTGTGGACACGGGGACGCAGTGCTTGTTGACCTGCAAAAGCCCAGGCATGCAACCTGTCCTCTGCTTGAGGCACAGCCCCGAGTACCTGTTTGCAGGGTTGCAGGATGGGACCGTGGCCGCCTACCCCAGGAGGAACG GGGGGCTGTGGGACCCGACAGAGCAGCCCACCCGCCTGGCCGTGGGTACCGGTCCCGTACGAGCCCTCCTGACACTGGATGAGACCCTCTGGGCCAGCTGTGCCAACCAAGTCACCGTCCTCGATGCCACCGGCCTCTGTGCCCAG CAAACCTTCGAGGCCCACCCGGACGCGGAGGCCAGTGTCACGCACATGATCAAGGCGGGCAGTGGGGTCTGGATGGCCTTTTCCTCGGGCTCCTCCATCCGCCTTTTCCACACTGAGACTCTGGAGCACCTGCAGGAGATCAACATTGCCACTAGGACCACCTTCGTCCTCCCAG GTCAAAAACATGTCCGTGTCACCAGCCTCCTTATCTGCCAGGGTTCGCTCTGGGTGGGCACCGACCAGGGCATCATCGTGCTGCTGCCCGTGCCCCGCTTGGAGGGCATCCCCAAAATCACTG gaaaaGGCATGGTGTCTCTCAACGGGCACGGTGGCCCTGTGGAGTTTTTGGCAGTGGCGTTGAGCACCCTGGCACCTGATGTGCTGAAGAGTGAccaggaggaggacgaggagggtGAGGAAGAGAAGCCCCCTGAACTGGATGGCCCCCCACCTcgggaaatgagaaaaaaagggattttattaCAATATCGCCTCCGATCCACCTCCCACCTCCCCGGGCAGCTGCTGTCGGTGCGGGAAGCGCCGATCGGCGGCCCACCGGCACACACCGAGGAGGACGGCTCCATCTATGAGATGGCCGACGACCCTGACGTCTGGGTGCGGAGCCGACCCTGCGCCCGTGACACCCCACGCAAGGAGATCTCCTCGGTGGCCATCGTTTCGGGAGGTCGGGGTTACCGTAACTTCAATGCCGAATCGCCACGCCGGGGCAGCGATGCCGACAGCACCTTGCTCATCTGGCAGGTCCCATTGATGCTATAG
- the ARHGEF10L gene encoding rho guanine nucleotide exchange factor 10-like protein isoform X2 has protein sequence MFMEATGLLQKRLEEDICGSNAGQGGEEEESLGEGPRRSIRTPRTMASSELPPHPAVGDHLALETPSPLPHGEEDLGEAFDFDDSEEEEEEEEDSAAEPSGEAVLRAPPRRRRAASSGVDGLVPETQEGLPVGVSNGEAGGDPHFSAQTWKRKSSCQGERFEFPVVEDDVIYDDVPCETLDAEQDGPGTERSLIYEEVHRGEGQRTGEDLGWSSSEFESYSEDSGEETKPEAEPAKQRASFQPKLSPDLNRLKERYARTKRDILALRVGGRDMQELKQKYDWKMTQLMKAAKSGTKDGLEKTKIAVMRKVTFLHRKEAPGDGERRRRAAEAEKQPPARWSSRVSLEHHGGGDSEEEDTGFLEVTVSDMKHPPPELGPMPEGLSPQQVVRRHILGSIVQSERSYVDSLKRILQDYRNPLMEMEPKVLSARKCQVVFFRLKEILQCHSMFQIALASRVAEWDSAEKIGDLFVASFSKSMVLDVYSDYVNNFTTAMSLIKKACLTKPAFLDFLKKRQMASTDRVTLYGLMVKPIQRFPQFILLLQDMLKNTPKGHADRLSLQLALTELETLAEKLNEQKRLADQVAEIQQLSKSISDRSSLNKLLSSGQRQLLLCETLTETVYGDRGQLIKSKERKVFLLNDMLVCANINFKGQLEISSLVPLGPKYVVKWSTALPQVQVVEVGQDSGAYDKDNVVIHNAGAKKHAPAGQASHNKVYLGPPRLFQELQDLQKDLAVVEQITLLISTLHGTYQNLNMTVAQDWCLALQRMMKVKEEEIHSANKCRLRLLLPGKPDKSGRPISVMVVFITPNPLSKISWVNRLHLAKIGLREENQPGWLCPDEDKKSKAPFWCPILSCHMPAFSSKALDLQLGAAVHNPVQSSLLGFSAVSTSLPQGYLWVGGGQEGAGGQVEIFSLNRAVPRTVKSFPVASPVLCMEYIPEAGEGEPVGTQEPRATTEQPPASPHPTVCLGLRDGSIAVYGSVDTGTQCLLTCKSPGMQPVLCLRHSPEYLFAGLQDGTVAAYPRRNGGLWDPTEQPTRLAVGTGPVRALLTLDETLWASCANQVTVLDATGLCAQQTFEAHPDAEASVTHMIKAGSGVWMAFSSGSSIRLFHTETLEHLQEINIATRTTFVLPGQKHVRVTSLLICQGSLWVGTDQGIIVLLPVPRLEGIPKITGKGMVSLNGHGGPVEFLAVALSTLAPDVLKSDQEEDEEGEEEKPPELDGPPPREMRKKGILLQYRLRSTSHLPGQLLSVREAPIGGPPAHTEEDGSIYEMADDPDVWVRSRPCARDTPRKEISSVAIVSGGRGYRNFNAESPRRGSDADSTLLIWQVPLML, from the exons ATGTTTATGGAGGCAACGGGCTTGTTGCAAAAGCGGCTGGAAGAGGATATTTGCGGCAGTAACGCAGGTcaaggaggggaagaagag GAAAGCCTTGGGGAAGGGCCCAGGCGGAGCATCCGGACCCCCCGCACCATGGCTTCGTCTGAGCTGCCCCCCCACCCTGCAGTAG GTGACCATCTCGCCCTGGAgacccccagccccctgccccacggGGAGGAGGACCTCGGCGAAGCCTTCGACTTTGACGacagcgaggaagaggaggaggaggaagaggactcGGCGGCCGAGCCGAGCGGCGAAGCTGTCCTCCGGGCACCCCCTCGCAGACGGCGTGCTGCCAGCTCTGGCGTCG ACGGGCTGGTGCCGGAGACCCAGGAAGG gctgCCAGTGGGGGTGAGCAATGGGGAGGCTGGTGGAGACCCCCACTTCAGTGCCCAGAcctggaagaggaaaagcagctgcCAAG GTGAGCGTTTTGAGTTCCCGGTGGTGGAGGATGATGTGATCTACGATGATGTCCCCTGTGAAACGCTTGATGCCGAGCAGGACG GCCCGGGGACAGAGCGCAGCTTGATCTACGAGGAGGTGCATCGTGGTGAGGGGCAGCGGACGGGCGAAGATTTGGGCTGGAGCTCCAGCGAGTTTGAGAGCTACAGCGAGGATTCAGGCGAGGAAACGAAGCCAGAGGCCGAGCCAGCCAAGCAGCGGGCATCCTTCCAGCCCAAG CTTTCTCCAGACCTGAATAGACTAAAGGAGAGATACGCCAGGACTAAGAGGGACATCCTGGCTTTAAGAGTTGGGGGGAGAGACATGCAGGAGCTGAAGCAGAAGTACGATTGGAAG ATGACCCAACTGATGAAAGCGGCCAAAAGCGGCACCAAGGACGGTTTGGAGAAGACCAAGATCGCGGTGATGAGGAAGGTGACCTTCCTGCACCGGAAAGAAGCACCAG GGGATGGGGAGcggaggaggagggcagcggaGGCGGAAAAGCAGCCGCCTGCCCGCTGGAGCTCGAGGGTCTCCCTGGAGCATCATGGGGGAG gagaCTCGGAGGAGGAGGACACGGGTTTCCTGGAGGTCACCGTCTCCGACATGAAGCACCCGCCACCGGAGCTGGGCCCCATGCCCGAGGGGCTGAGCCCGCAGCAG GTGGTACGGCGGCACATCCTGGGCTCCATCGTGCAGAGTGAGCGGAGCTACGTGGACTCCCTGAAACGCATCCTGCAG GATTACAGGAACCCGCTGATGGAGATGGAGCCGAAGGTGCTGAGTGCTAGGAAGTGCCAGGTGGTGTTTTTTCGTCTGAAGGAGATCCTGCAGTGCCATTCCATGTTCCAGATCGCCCTCGCCTCTCGCGTGGCCGAGTGGGACTCGGCGGAGAAGATTGGGGACCTTTTCGTGGCCTCG ttCTCCAAGTCCATGGTACTGGACGTCTACAGCGACTACGTCAACAACTTCACCACTGCCATGTCCCTTATCAAGAAGGCTTGTCTCACCAAACCAGCCTTCCTTGACTTCCTCAAG AAGAGGCAGATGGCCAGCACCGACCGGGTCACGCTCTATGGGCTGATGGTGAAACCCATCCAGAGGTTCCCCCAGTTCATCCTGCTCCTGCAG GACATGCTGAAAAACACCCCAAAGGGCCACGCGGACCGCCTCTCCCTCCAGCTGGCCCTCACCGAGCTGGAGACGTTGGCAGAGAAGCTCAATGAGCAGAAGCGCTTGGCCGACCAAGTCGCCGAAATCCAGCAGCTCAGCAAGAGCATCAGCGACCGCAGCAGCCTCAACAAG CTGCTGAGCTCAGGGCAGCGGCAGCTCCTGCTCTGTGAGACGTTGACGGAGACGGTGTACGGCGACCGGGGGCAGCTCATCAAGTCGAAGGAGCGGAAGGTTTTCCTGCTCAACGACATGCTGGTGTGCGCCAACATCAACTTCAA AGGCCAGCTGGAAATTAGCAGCCTGGTGCCCCTCGGTCCCAAATATGTGGTGAAGTGGAGCACGGCCCTCCCGCAGGTGCAGGTGGTGGAGGTGGGGCAGGATAGTGGTGCCTATGACAAAGACAACGTCGTCATCCACAACGCTGGTGCCAAGAAGCACGCGCCGGCTGGGCAGGCTTCGCACA ATAAAGTCTACCTGGGGCCACCACGGCTCTTCCAGGAGCTGCAGGACCTGCAGAAGGACCTGGCGGTGGTGGAGCAGATCACCCTTCTCATCAGCACGTTGCATGGCACCTACCAG AACCTGAACATGACAGTGGCCCAGGACTGGTGCTTGGCCCTGCAGAGGATGAtgaaggtgaaggaggaggagatcCACTCTGCCAACAAGTGCCGCCTCCGTCTCCTGCTGCCTGGGAAGCCAGACAA GTCCGGCCGTCCCATCAGCGTCATGGTGGTCTTCATCACTCCAAACCCCCTGAGCAAGATCTCCTGGGTGAACCGCCTGCACTTGGCCAAGATAGGACTGC GGGAGGAGAACCAGCCGGGCTGGCTCTGTCCCGACGAAGACAAGAAGAGCAAAGCTCCTTTCTGGTGCCCCATCCTCTCCTGCCACatgcctgccttctcctccaaGGCCCTTGATCTGCAG CTCGGTGCCGCGGTGCACAACCCCGTGCAGTCCTCGCTGCTGGGCTTCTCCGCCGTCAGCACCTCGCTGCCACAGGGCTACCTCTGG GTTGGGGGGGGCCAGGAAGGCGCAGGGGGGCAGGTGGAGATCTTCTCCCTCAACCGCGCCGTGCCGCGGACGGTCAAGTCCTTCCCGGTGGCTTCACCAGTGCTGTGCATGGAGTATATCCCCGAGGCGGGCGAGGGGGAACCGGTGGGCACCCAGGAACCCCGAGCGACCACCGAACAGCCCCCAGCATCCCCGCATCCCACTGTGTGCTTGGGGTTACGGGATGGCAG catcGCAGTCTATGGCAGTGTGGACACGGGGACGCAGTGCTTGTTGACCTGCAAAAGCCCAGGCATGCAACCTGTCCTCTGCTTGAGGCACAGCCCCGAGTACCTGTTTGCAGGGTTGCAGGATGGGACCGTGGCCGCCTACCCCAGGAGGAACG GGGGGCTGTGGGACCCGACAGAGCAGCCCACCCGCCTGGCCGTGGGTACCGGTCCCGTACGAGCCCTCCTGACACTGGATGAGACCCTCTGGGCCAGCTGTGCCAACCAAGTCACCGTCCTCGATGCCACCGGCCTCTGTGCCCAG CAAACCTTCGAGGCCCACCCGGACGCGGAGGCCAGTGTCACGCACATGATCAAGGCGGGCAGTGGGGTCTGGATGGCCTTTTCCTCGGGCTCCTCCATCCGCCTTTTCCACACTGAGACTCTGGAGCACCTGCAGGAGATCAACATTGCCACTAGGACCACCTTCGTCCTCCCAG GTCAAAAACATGTCCGTGTCACCAGCCTCCTTATCTGCCAGGGTTCGCTCTGGGTGGGCACCGACCAGGGCATCATCGTGCTGCTGCCCGTGCCCCGCTTGGAGGGCATCCCCAAAATCACTG gaaaaGGCATGGTGTCTCTCAACGGGCACGGTGGCCCTGTGGAGTTTTTGGCAGTGGCGTTGAGCACCCTGGCACCTGATGTGCTGAAGAGTGAccaggaggaggacgaggagggtGAGGAAGAGAAGCCCCCTGAACTGGATGGCCCCCCACCTcgggaaatgagaaaaaaagggattttattaCAATATCGCCTCCGATCCACCTCCCACCTCCCCGGGCAGCTGCTGTCGGTGCGGGAAGCGCCGATCGGCGGCCCACCGGCACACACCGAGGAGGACGGCTCCATCTATGAGATGGCCGACGACCCTGACGTCTGGGTGCGGAGCCGACCCTGCGCCCGTGACACCCCACGCAAGGAGATCTCCTCGGTGGCCATCGTTTCGGGAGGTCGGGGTTACCGTAACTTCAATGCCGAATCGCCACGCCGGGGCAGCGATGCCGACAGCACCTTGCTCATCTGGCAGGTCCCATTGATGCTATAG